One region of uncultured Sulfurimonas sp. genomic DNA includes:
- a CDS encoding peroxiredoxin, producing MACDTGSNPIEEKEVVINNEENITNKKEENMSSSLVLRKAPEFKMEAYDSKTGHYTTVSSEDYKDKWSVVCFYPADFTFVCPTEIAAMNAKYDEFQELGVEILAVSTDTKFSHKRFVETEPLLAGLKLTIGADSTGAVARAFGVMIEEEGVALRGRFLINPKGVVVAQEVQAPMVGRNVNEFLRQVRAWQHAESTGEVCPAGWVPGKKTLPVNTDVEQMTGRVGDYITIEEILA from the coding sequence ATGGCTTGCGATACAGGGTCTAACCCAATAGAAGAAAAAGAAGTTGTAATCAATAACGAAGAAAATATAACAAATAAAAAGGAAGAAAATATGAGTTCATCATTAGTATTAAGAAAAGCACCAGAGTTTAAAATGGAAGCGTACGATTCAAAAACAGGTCATTACACAACAGTAAGTAGCGAAGACTATAAAGATAAATGGAGTGTTGTTTGTTTTTACCCTGCTGACTTTACATTTGTATGTCCTACAGAAATTGCGGCAATGAATGCAAAATATGACGAGTTCCAAGAACTTGGAGTAGAAATTTTAGCAGTATCTACAGATACAAAATTCTCACATAAGAGATTTGTTGAGACTGAACCACTACTTGCTGGTTTAAAACTTACTATTGGTGCAGATTCAACTGGTGCTGTAGCAAGAGCTTTTGGTGTTATGATTGAAGAAGAAGGTGTTGCTCTTAGAGGAAGATTTCTTATCAACCCTAAAGGTGTAGTTGTAGCTCAAGAAGTACAAGCTCCAATGGTTGGACGTAATGTAAACGAGTTTTTAAGACAAGTTAGAGCTTGGCAACATGCAGAATCAACTGGTGAAGTTTGCCCAGCAGGTTGGGTTCCAGGTAAAAAAACACTTCCTGTAAATACTGACGTTGAGCAAATGACAGGAAGAGTTGGTGATTATATTACGATTGAAGAGATTTTAGCGTAG
- a CDS encoding PLP-dependent transferase codes for MSKEWSAETIAIQGGYKPKSGEPRVLPIYQSTTYKYDTAQEVADLFNLDVAGHMYSRISNPTCEAFENKMAELEGGVAALATSSGQNASTISITNICTAGDHFVAIGALYGGTVSLFTNTLKKMGIEVSLVDASLSLEELKKHFKPNTKALFGETIANPALDVLDFEKFSTLAKEMNVPFIVDNTFATPYLCQPLKHGADIVIHSSTKYIDGHATSVGGVIIDGGTFNWSQEKFPEFVNPDPSYHGIIYPEKFGNVAYIVKARVQWIRDLGSYQTPMNAFLTNLGIETLHVRMDRHCENTQKLAEFLQTHEKVSWVNYPGLKEHKDYELSKKYLKGNSGVLTFGVKGGMKEGEKVMNALELAAIVVHVADVRTGVLHPASMTHRQLSTDELQKAGVTPDLIRVTVGIENIDDIIADFNQALNKI; via the coding sequence ATGTCAAAAGAGTGGAGTGCTGAAACAATAGCTATACAAGGTGGTTACAAGCCAAAAAGTGGAGAACCTCGAGTTCTTCCTATATATCAAAGTACAACTTATAAGTATGATACTGCCCAAGAAGTGGCTGATCTTTTTAACCTAGATGTTGCTGGACACATGTACTCTCGCATCTCAAACCCTACATGTGAAGCATTTGAAAATAAAATGGCTGAATTAGAGGGCGGGGTGGCAGCTTTAGCTACTTCATCAGGTCAAAATGCATCTACTATTTCTATAACAAATATTTGTACAGCTGGTGACCATTTTGTTGCTATTGGTGCTTTGTATGGTGGAACTGTTTCACTCTTTACAAACACTCTTAAAAAGATGGGCATCGAAGTTAGCTTAGTAGATGCGTCGCTTTCACTTGAAGAGTTAAAAAAACATTTCAAACCAAACACTAAAGCTCTTTTTGGAGAGACTATTGCAAATCCAGCTTTAGATGTTTTAGATTTTGAAAAGTTTTCTACTCTTGCAAAAGAGATGAATGTTCCTTTTATAGTTGATAACACATTTGCAACTCCATATCTTTGTCAACCGTTAAAACATGGTGCAGATATAGTTATACACTCATCTACAAAATATATTGATGGTCACGCTACTAGTGTTGGCGGAGTTATCATCGATGGTGGTACATTTAACTGGTCTCAAGAAAAATTTCCAGAGTTTGTAAATCCAGATCCATCTTACCACGGCATTATATATCCTGAAAAATTTGGAAATGTTGCCTACATCGTAAAAGCAAGAGTTCAGTGGATAAGAGACTTAGGTTCATACCAAACTCCAATGAATGCATTTTTAACAAACCTTGGCATCGAGACTCTTCATGTAAGAATGGATAGACACTGCGAAAATACGCAAAAACTAGCAGAGTTTTTACAAACACATGAAAAAGTAAGTTGGGTTAATTATCCTGGGTTAAAAGAGCATAAAGATTATGAGCTTTCTAAAAAGTATCTAAAAGGAAACAGCGGAGTTTTAACTTTTGGTGTAAAAGGTGGAATGAAAGAGGGTGAAAAAGTAATGAATGCTCTTGAGCTTGCGGCTATAGTTGTTCATGTAGCAGATGTTAGAACAGGTGTACTTCATCCTGCGAGTATGACTCACAGACAACTAAGTACAGATGAGTTACAAAAAGCAGGAGTAACGCCTGACCTTATCAGAGTAACTGTGGGAATTGAAAATATTGACGATATCATTGCAGACTTTAACCAAGCACTAAATAAAATTTAG
- a CDS encoding symporter small accessory protein: MEYFDFGINLAFALLIISTIASVIYGVINWNKDGYEKPPEFVKEWNKTEKEIEDEL, translated from the coding sequence ATGGAGTATTTTGATTTTGGAATCAATTTAGCTTTTGCTCTACTAATTATCAGCACTATAGCTAGCGTAATATACGGAGTAATTAATTGGAACAAAGATGGGTATGAAAAACCACCTGAATTTGTTAAAGAGTGGAACAAGACTGAAAAAGAGATAGAGGATGAACTATAA